The following DNA comes from Actinomycetota bacterium.
CCCGACCTGATCGAAGCCCGGGGAGGCCTGAGCCCCGACGACCGCCGCCTGCTGGACGAGTTCGGCCTGAGCGGCGGGCCCTGAGCGGCGGGCCCTGCGCGGGCTCGCCGGCGATCGGAAGGCCGTCTCGGGAGGCGCTGGCCGGCGCGTTGACCTATCCTGGTGGTCCCCCGGCGGACCCGCCGAAGCCACAGACGAAGCGCAGGAGCCTGCCGCGCCATGAACCCCACAGATCTTGTCGACCGTGCGTCCCTTCGCGACGACCTGCCCGAGTTCGGCCCCGGTGACACCCTCAAGGTGCACGTCCGGGTGGTGGAGGGCAACCGGGAGCGCATCCAGGTGTTCCAGGGAGCCGTCGTCCGCCGGCAGGGCTCGGGGGTGCGCGAGACGTTCTCGGTCCGCAAGGTGAGCTTCGGGGTGGGTGTGGAGCGCACGTTCCCCGTCCACTCGCCCATCATCTCGACCATCGAGGTCGTGACCCGGGGCGACGTGCGCCGGGCCAAGCTCTACTACCTGCGTGACCGGGTGGGCCGGGCGGCGAAGATCAAGGAGAAGCGCACGGCGCGTTGAGCGCGTCCGACCCTCCGGCCGAGGCAGACCAGCGGCGGCCCCGCCGGGCAGTCGCGTTCCTGAGGGAGGTGGTCATCCTCCTCACGGTCGCCTTGGTGATCGCCATGGGCATCAAGACGTTCGTGGCCCAGGCGTTCTACATACCGTCGGGTTCGATGCAGCCCCAGTTGGAGGTGGGCGACCGGATCGTCGTCTCGAAGCTGTCCTACCGGCTGCACGAACCTCGGCGGGGCGACGTGGTGGTCTTCGACTCGCCCCATCCCCAGCCCCCCGACCGGTCCAACCTCCTGGCCAGGGCCGTGCGGTCGGTGGGTGAGGCCATCGGGGTAGCCGCCCCGTCGACCGACGAGTTCGTCAAGCGGGTGATCGGCCTGCCGGGCGAGACCGTCGAGGGCCGGGGGGGGACGATCTATGTGAACGGGCGCGAACTGGTCGAGCCCTACCTGCCCGAGGCCGGGCCGAACGGGGACTTCGCTCCGGTGATCGTGCCCGACAACGCCGTGTTCGTCATGGGGGACAACCGCTCGAACTCGGCCGACAGCCGGGTGTTCGGGCCCATCGAGACGTCGACGATCGTGGGCCGGGCGGTGGTGCGGGTGTGGCCCGTGCCCACCATGGCCTTTCTGTAGGGCGGCGGCGTTGGCCCGGCCCGACCCGTAGAGTGGAGCAATGAGCAGCGAAGACCTAGAGCGCTACGAGACCGAGATGGAGCTCCAGCTCTACAAGGAGTACCGCGACGTGCTCCCGCTGTTCTCCTACGTGGTCGAGACCGAGCGCCGGTTCTACCTGGCCAACCGGGTCGACATGCAGCTCAAGGAGTCCGAAGGGCGCAGCCACCTCGAGCTCGAGCTGCAC
Coding sequences within:
- the rplS gene encoding 50S ribosomal protein L19, with protein sequence MNPTDLVDRASLRDDLPEFGPGDTLKVHVRVVEGNRERIQVFQGAVVRRQGSGVRETFSVRKVSFGVGVERTFPVHSPIISTIEVVTRGDVRRAKLYYLRDRVGRAAKIKEKRTAR
- the lepB gene encoding signal peptidase I, which encodes MSASDPPAEADQRRPRRAVAFLREVVILLTVALVIAMGIKTFVAQAFYIPSGSMQPQLEVGDRIVVSKLSYRLHEPRRGDVVVFDSPHPQPPDRSNLLARAVRSVGEAIGVAAPSTDEFVKRVIGLPGETVEGRGGTIYVNGRELVEPYLPEAGPNGDFAPVIVPDNAVFVMGDNRSNSADSRVFGPIETSTIVGRAVVRVWPVPTMAFL
- a CDS encoding DUF2469 family protein, which gives rise to MSSEDLERYETEMELQLYKEYRDVLPLFSYVVETERRFYLANRVDMQLKESEGRSHLELELHDAWVWDIYRPGPARFVASVRVVTFKDVNVEEVRSTE